In Onthophagus taurus isolate NC chromosome 6, IU_Otau_3.0, whole genome shotgun sequence, a genomic segment contains:
- the LOC111424766 gene encoding sodium/potassium-transporting ATPase subunit beta-1-like codes for MNFTSHTDTTFSHPNPHANHPNPGGQKTNKHRTKQKLENIGKFIYNKKEHTVCLRTFQNWVILITYYLIFLSILMVLFAGLLSVILQTLMKNKSEPLFPKTDLMGDISPALTIYPRIPTDSGLLIYYTRKADSQKNIIHTEKYTELIHNFLKPYDKHESKIHVNCEKHPIKEGQYCLFNKSDLGPCGNSSSDYGFREYNPCVYLKLNMIEDWKPSRKRKKTFQFQERNERFSGTSNETNLSNMIGVYCEGLTYFDEEHMGKVIYYPFNGFREYFFPYDGSDDYLRPIIGVQFKNITRGLLIGIKCKIIDIENMKDPIQHSVIFYIYLDHENAE; via the exons ATGAATTTTACGTCTCATACAGATACAACTTTTTCGCATCCAAACCCACATGCTAATCATCCAAATCCAGGAGgacaaaaaactaataaacacAGAACAAAACAGAAATTGGAAAATATAgggaaatttatttataacaagaaAGAACATACAGTTTGTTTAAGAACGTTTCAAAATTGGG ttattttaataacttattaCCTGATATTTTTGAGTATTCTTATGGTTCTTTTTGCTGGTTTATTGTCTGTGATCCTTCAgactttaatgaaaaataaatcggAACCATTGTTTCCTAAAACCGATCTTATGGGCGATATAAGTCCag CACTCACCATATACCCTCGAATACCTACAGATTCAGgccttttaatttattatacaagAAAAGCCGATTCCCAGAAAAATATTATCCATACTGAAAAATATACAGAATTGAttcataattttctaaaac cttATGATAAACATGAATCTAAAATACACGTTAATTGCGAAAAACACCCGATTAAAGAAGgacaatattgtttatttaacaaatctgATTTAGGACCTTGTGGAAATTCTAGTAGTGATTATGGTTTTCGCGAATATAATCCTTGCGTGTACttgaaattaaatatg ATAGAAGATTGGAAACCGTCGAGAAAACGAAAGAAAACGTTTCAATTTCAAGAAAGAAATGAAAGATTTTCTGGAACATCTAATGAAACTAACCTGAGTAATATG aTTGGAGTTTATTGCGAAGGTTTAACTTACTTTGATGAGGAACATATGggaaaagttatttattatccTTTCAATGGATTTAgagaatatttttttccttatGATGGATCAGATGATTATCTTCGGCCAATTATTGGTGtacaattcaaaaatataacac gAGGATTGTTGATTGGGattaaatgcaaaattatCGACATTGAAAATATGAAGGATCCAATTCAACATTCagtgattttttatatttatttagacCATGAAAACGCAGAATAA
- the LOC111424767 gene encoding sodium/potassium-transporting ATPase subunit beta-1-like → MAEKDKNGVHAFPYMKPPEQTTWEKISTTFYNKSDNTILGRTGKGWCKLLIFYGLFYIVLGAMFAICMQGLFATLDDTQPSWILDRSLIGTNPGMGFRPLPDRAEEGALIAFNSKDGTTADKYVNLLNVFLKDYMNDSLGTNREPCDFDKRPGEGKVCDVDMKQFMPCTPENGYGYNTSSPCIFLKLNRIFGWVPEYYNDIDNLPSDMPIDLVEHIKKEYAQDKRRANQVWVSCKGEKSVDEENINDGNTPNFEYYPRGFASYYYPFENVKNYLSPLIAVRVLNIKPSILVNIECRAWAKNIIYVGSYRDRRGSVHFELMRD, encoded by the exons ATGGCAGAGAAAGATAAGAATGGAGTGCACGCGTTCCCTTATATGAAACCACCAGAACAAACTACATGggaaaaaatttcaacaacatTTTACAACAAATCAGATAATACAATCTTAGGGCGAACTGGGAAAGGATGGT gtaaactattaatattttacGGATTATTCTACATAGTATTAGGTGCAATGTTTGCGATATGTATGCAAGGTCTCTTCGCGACGTTAGATGACACACAACCATCATGGATTTTGGATAGAAGCTTGATAGGAACGAATCCTGGAATGGGTTTTCGACCATTACCTGATCGTGCTGAAGAAGGCGCTTTAATTGCGTTTAATTCAAAGGATGGTACAACTGCGGATAAATATGTAAACTTATTAAACGTCTTCCTTAAAG ATTATATGAACGATAGTCTCGGTACAAATAGAGAACCATGTGATTTTGATAAACGTCCTGGTGAAGGAAAAGTTTGTGATGTAGATATGAAACAATTCATGCCTTGTACTCCTGAAAATGGATACGGTTACAATACTTCTTCCCCTTGTATTTTCCTTAAGCTAAATAGAATATTTGGATGGGTACCTGAATATTATAATGATATAGACAATCTTCCAAGTGATATGCCAATTGATTTAGTTGAACATATTAAGAAGGAATACGCCCAA GATAAACGAAGAGCTAACCAAGTATGGGTTTCATGTAAAGGTGAAAAATCTGttgatgaagaaaatataaatgacGGAAACACTCCAAATTTCGAGTATTATCCGCGAGGATTTGCTAGTTATTATTATCCGTTTGAAAACGTAAAGAACTATTTAAGTCCTTTAATAGCGGTCAGAGTTTTGAATATTAAAC cGAGTATATTGGTTAATATAGAATGTCGAGCTTGGgcgaaaaatattatatacgTGGGCAGCTATCGTGATAGACGAGGATCGGTGCACTTTGAACTTATGcgagattaa